Proteins co-encoded in one Periophthalmus magnuspinnatus isolate fPerMag1 chromosome 20, fPerMag1.2.pri, whole genome shotgun sequence genomic window:
- the ncapg2 gene encoding condensin-2 complex subunit G2 gives MLKREAFLAAACKENAEDFLRFIQLHNDKTEPFDVEEVVQEMPRDQRDILWARMSLLLQEVLSKLPPQRWDEKKSEGPGNMDVESSLDSKHVLAIVEGVTLVAAQSVQVLQDGETYSALLGIVSVLHDVLVLLPISEAPLLSALHSLCELWWKKGLEEKEKFGRTALYVSLQKCFTLKKLSVEIQRIWNLHEVVLTLDYNSDDNKEITDLLLQCFYRTDIIRNDDGKRFLVFLFSWNINFIWVIHGTIKNQLEFFSKKTVVHIMEIYFRAWKKASGDFLDKIQSICIQDFMQNAILLHRASPVYSKVRQIVSYFHLRKGCHEVDKMLYTLYKPILWKALNAPNSEVRANATLIFTEAFPIHDPDDVKNLDTAVQKQLDAAMSLLDDPHPIVRSNAILGVCKILAKCWELFPPIIITDFLKKILLELATDTSSADVRCSVFKCLTIVLDNALSHALLEKLLPNLKYSLHDNSEKVRTAFLDMLIKVKAVRAAKFWDVCHMDHLLARLATDTQSVSKRIVNLLFKSFFPVNEPEKEWCCRCITLIQMNPMAARKFYQFAFKHTAPTNIIKLMLAIRRVLNSCVQDCDVSDINDSNKENSTIERAVVGKDMAVVASLLEIVVILWRSVQKPLKQNAEAQKFTCDKFGSVMGKYFCAFEDVRCTPPLVQLASFMPPAAVPTFSCGVLSKLKRMETGAVPKQYNQLLDCLCSWGQAAEIVDLISNWLSEPLPTDTDKAGPSRKVRIQETVEAKPDLALAYLDYLLTHSQTREKVLALGQRPLKHLHSLLGNWKLILYAHLKSSEEPSVASVQTALKAFTCHGRFGAHLQHNSSDDREHLLSLELDASWISERVLPFMAKPNENGGGLGTPLSLAVQIIEGFLSVCRDVLLVGLSDETFRGQILHLCSLILLSEAGYLCIPMILPILKEVADSYAPDNNEALDNPENPATVILGVVANIFQKIIELLARHLRKNPEEGQQLCQSSVAGLADFLQTAQTWDRAPLNGVFSTLFAVIVVEKRYKLNKISYPEEVIVPETLDDMPPLPSILLSTILKSPSVTKSFLAEIISSLDSEAIESLTEVAAVLHILAVIKHTGKFKSGLKSAAECVHRQLSRHAIVAVDGGDIQRVIYESSVKTINDILDL, from the exons ATGTTGAAACGAGAAGCGTTTTTAGCAGCTGCTTGTAAAGAAAATGCTGAAGACTTTCTGCGCTTTATCCAACTTCAT AATGACAAAACGGAGCCGTTTGACGTCGAGGAGGTGGTGCAGGAGATGCCCAGAGACCAGAGGGACATTCTGTGGGCTAGAATGTCTTTACTCTTACAAGAGGTCTTGTCCAAACTGCCCCCTCAGCGCTGGGATGAGAAGAAGAGTGAGGGACCAGGGAACATGGACGTGGAGTCGTCTTTGGATTCT aaACATGTTCTAGCTATTGTGGAAGGAGTGACTCTTGTGGCTGCACAGTCGGTGCAAGTCCTTCAGGATGGTGAAACATATTCTGCTCTCTTGGGAATTGTTAGTGTGCTTCATG ATGTGCTGGTATTGCTGCCCATTTCAGAGGCGCCACTGTTGTCTGCTTTACATTCTCTGTGTGAGCTGTGGTGGAAAAAGGGActagaagaaaaagagaaattTGGGCGTACTGCTTTATACGTGTCCCTGCAAAAGTGCTTCACTCTGAAAAAGCTG agtgtAGAAATCCAGCGAATCTGGAATCTTCATGAGGTAGTTTTGACTCTGGACTATAACTCGGATGACAACAAGGAGATAACAGACTTGTTACTTCAGTGCTTTTATCGTACAGATATTATAAGGAATGATGAT GGGAAGAGATTCCTGGTGTTTCTTTTTAGTTGGAACATCAACTTCATTTGGGTCATTCATGGCACTATCAAGAACCAGCTGGAGTTCTTTAGCAA GAAAACTGTAGTACACATCATGGAAATCTACTTCAGAGCTTGGAAAAAAGCTAGTGGGGACTTTTTAGATAAGATTCAAAGCATCTGTATTCAAGATTTCATGCAGAATGCCATCCTGCTGCACAGAGCATCTCCTGTGTATAGCAAAGTCAGACAG ATTGTGAGCTACTTCCATTTGAGAAAAGGCTGTCACGAGGTGGACAAGATGCTATACACGCTCTACAAGCCCATTCTCTGGAAAGCATTGAAT GCACCAAACTCTGAGGTCAGAGCAAACGCCactctcattttcactgaggccTTTCCCATTCATGACCCAGATGATGTTAAGAATCTTGATACAGCCGTGCAAAAGCAGCTTGATGCTGCAATG AGTCTCCTGGATGACCCTCATCCCATTGTGCGCTCCAATGCGATCCTAGGAGTGTGTAAGATCCTGGCCAAGTGCTGGGAGCTGTTCCCTCCCATAATAATCACAGATTTCCTGAAGAAGATTCTGTTAGAACTTGCCACTGACACCAGTTCAGCAGATGTCCGCTGCTCAGTCTTTAAG tgtCTGACTATTGTTCTGGACAATGCTCTAAGCCATGCTTTGTTGGAGAAACTCCTGCCTAATCTTAAGTACAGTCTTCATGACAACTCTGAGAAAGTCCGCACAGCTTTTCTTGACATGCTTATCAAAGTCAAGGCAGTGCGTGCAGCCAAG TTTTGGGATGTGTGCCATATGGACCACCTGCTGGCACGCCTCGCCACTGACACCCAGTCTGTGTCGAAGCGCATTGTCAATCTGCTGTTCAAGTCTTTTTTCCCTGTAAACGAGCCTGAGAAGGAATGGTGCTGTCGCTGCATCACCCTCATCCAGATGAACCCCATGGCAGCTCGAAAGTTTTATCAGTTTGCCTTTAAGCATACGGCCCCCACCAACATAA TTAAGCTGATGCTGGCCATTCGCCGTGTTCTGAATAGCTGTGTCCAGGACTGTGATGTTTCTGATATCAATGACAGTAAcaaagagaacagcact ATTGAACGTGCAGTAGTGGGAAAAGACATGGCTGTTGTAGCCAGTCTGCTGGAGATTGTGGTCATCCTCTGGAGGAGTGTTCAAAAACCCCTGAAACAAAATGCAGAGGCCCAGAAATTTACCTGTGACAAGTTTGGCAGTGTCATGGGAAAGTACTTTTGTGCCTTTGAG GATGTACGATGCACTCCTCCACTTGTACAACTGGCCTCATTTATGCCTCCAGCTGCTGTCCCAACCTTCAG CTGTGGGGTCCTGTCAAAGCTGAAGAGGATGGAGACCGGAGCGGTGCCAAAGCAGTACAACCAGCTGTTGGACTGTCTGTGTAGCTGGGGCCAGGCTGCTGAAATAGTAGATCTTATTAGCAACTGGCTCTCAGAGCCACTGCCTACAGACACA GATAAAGCTGGTCCCAGTCGAAAGGTCCGTATTCAGGAAACAGTTGAGGCCAAACCAGATCTGGCACTGGCCTACCTGGACTACCTGCTCACTCACAGCCAAACCAGAGAAAAGGTCCTGGCACTTGGACAGAGACCACTGAAGCATCTTCATTCACTTCTGGGAAACTGGAAG CTCATCCTATATGCTCACCTGAAGTCCTCTGAGGAGCCAAGTGTTGCCAGTGTGCAGACGGCCCTGAAAGCCTTCACATGTCATGGGCGCTTTGGGGCTCATCTGCAACATAAT TCTTCTGACGATCGAGAGCATCTCCTTTCGTTGGAactggatgcctcctggatatCTGAGAGAGTACTTCCTTTCATGGCCAAACCAAATGAAAATGGAGGAGGTTTGGGGACACCTCTTTCACTGGCTGTGCAGATCATTGAG GGCTTCCTGTCGGTGTGCAGAGATGTTTTACTCGTGGGTTTATCTGATGAGACGTTCAGAGGTCAAATTCTCCATCTGTGCTCACTCATCCTCCTCTCAG AGGCTGGCTATTTGTGCATACCGATGATACTGCCTATTTTAAAAGAGGTGGCAGACAGCTATGCACCAGATAATAATGAGGCCCTGGACAACCCCGAGAATCCAGCCACTGTCATTCTTGGTGTGGTGGCCAACATCTTTCAGAAAATCATTGAACTCCTTGCTCGGCACCTGAGAAAGAATCCTGAGGAGGGACAGCAG CTGTGTCAGTCATCTGTAGCCGGGCTCGCAGACTTCCTCCAGACTGCCCAGACCTGGGACAGAGCACCTCTGAATGGGGTCTTCTCCACTCTCTTCGCTGTCATTGTGGTTGAGAAAAGATATAAGCTAAACAAG ATTTCCTATCCAGAAGAGGTGATTGTTCCAGAAACATTGGATGATATGCCTCCTTTACCCAGCATTCTTCTCTCCACAATTCTTAAGTCACCATCAGTAACAAA gtctTTTCTGGCTGAAATTATATCCTCCTTAGACTCAGAAGCCATTGAGAGCCTGACTGAGGTGGCTGCGGTCCTCCACATCCTGGCTGTCATTAAACACA ctgGAAAGTTTAAATCTGGCCTGAAGAGCGCTGCAGAATGTGTCCACAGACAGCTCAGCAGACATGCCATTGTGGCAGTGGACGGTGGAGACATCCAGAG GGTAATTTATGAATCTTCTGTCAAGACCATTAACGACATCTTGgatttataa